GATCTGTCCCTGAGCAAGAGAGATGACCGAGTACAAACTAGTGGTGGTCGGAGCTGGTGGCGTAGGCAAAAGCGCTCTGACGATCCAACTTATTCAGAACCATTTCGTAGATGAGTATGATCCTACGATAGAAGTAAGTTTTCTTTTTCCCTCGAGAGGCAAATGTGTGCGTTTAAACTCTGCTCATTAACTTTCATTTATGGATTGGGATATTCTGAATAAATAAAAGTAAGAGTGTACGAAACAATAGTTATTCCCATGTCATTATACGTTTTATCTTCATTTTTACCAAAATATCTATCCTGCTTATTCTTCCGAAAGCAGCAGAGTCTGGTTCATGAGAAAAGTTGACAAGCAAAGGATACCAGCAGCAGAGATGAGTTGGTTGAGTAGGAATATCCAGGGTACAAAGATTCAAGATGAAGGTTTGGACAAGAAACAATGTTTGTACAGAAGTTCAGGGAAAGACAATTGCTGTGGTTTCAGGAATGGAAACAGCTAGAATACCTCTCCTAGCCCTGTACCCAGGTACTTAGAACAAGTAGCATTGAATAGACAATGTCAAGACTAACTTGTCGCAGAAAGAGATGTGGATTGCTGAGTCGACCAGGGTAGTTCAGAACCAAACAGTGGAGTGAATTCATTCAGTCCCATTGTCATTGCTGGGCTGCTGGATGAGGATTTAGTCATAGTGATAACGTATTAGCAGGGTAGATTTGGATTGAAATAAAATGGAAATTCGCATTGAAGAATCTGGTTACTTTAAATACCAGAGATGACCAGATGCTTCTGTGAGGCAAATGCAGTTAATTGTTCACCTATCCCATGCACTGGACTTCAGTGACAGAATAACATTGAACCTGATCAACCACAAGAAAACAGGGAACCTGCCTTCCATTCCGGTCTGGAATACCATGTATGACTTGAATTAATTGCAATGTTAGGTCATTTTAGCTTGAATGAGCCTCCCTATTCATCAAGTGGGGAAGGGACGGGACTGCCAAAGACAATTGGCTTCTTAAACCAAGTCACTCGGCAGAACGGCAAAAAAGAGACACGACTCTCAGCAAACCTCAATGAGCACAAACTTCCAACACGGCTGGAGTGCAAGGACTGTTCGGGTTTACACCAGAGCTACCAACAGTAATTGAAAAGCGATCAGTACCAGAATAAATGAGCAAATATAagatttcacaatgtttcaaagtgcttcacagccaatgaagtactttttgaaatgcacTCGCTGTTGTAGTATAGGGAAAAGCAgcagccagtttgtacacagcaagatcccacaaacagcaatgtgatgaatgaCAAGATCATTTTGATTTCAGTGTGATGATTGAGGGACTAATATTGAGCAGGacgctgaggagaactccccttctGCATCTGAGggacagacagggctttggtttaacatctcatccagaagatggcacctccaacagtgcagtactcctagGAGAGAAAATCCGGATTTTAAGTGAAAGAAATAATCTGAAACAAAGCATACCAAAAGTCTCACTAATGGACTGGGTTTCAAACTTGCTGGCCTAATACACTTGCAGTTAGTGAAAATCCCAGTTAGCATCCCAGTATTCTGAACCTTGGATTAATTGATGTACTCTTTTTTTTGCTCTGGGTCTTGAACTTTGAAAGGTTGGCCATCCCTGCTATTGATTAACATTTCAAGACTTTGACTGGTTTTGAACgagactgaaatcattgttttaATCAAGTGAAAGGAAATTTGTAATAAGTAGAAACTGTGAAAGAGTATTTTGTGACTTGTTCTCTTTTATTTTATTCACTTCTGCCTTTTTTATTGGTGGTTCCTTTAGTTAATTCTTGGGAGGGTAAAATGGGTGAGCCCTTAGGCGCTTGCATAGCTGCAATTGATGCTGTCCCTCCTTCTCTTACATTTGCTTTCTGTACATCTGGGCTTTTAGCTATAAAAATTTCACTACCTTAAGACAAATTTGTGTCAAAATACTAGGACATACTGGAGTAACTTTCAGCTTTGCAGTTCTGCTTCATAGCCAGAGTAGTTCCATTTTACCAGTGAGGCCATCTAGTGAAGGAATTATGTTACTGTACTATTGATATTGACCCAGATTTTGTGGTTGTAGTGACAGCAAGACCGTCAGTGTTCGTCATCATTACAACTGTAAAATGGATGGCAACTTTGGTCCTCTGCACATGTACAGTaaaatgtgttacgaccaggtgagagaggtgtctaggggtccctttcagccttcactaggtcttaccgtaacagggtttaattttaaacatgtgtttttttagctcctcctttgtgaatccttgttcactgatttccaattataaggcaaagaaaccagcacaaacgggctttcttaggtttaaagaagaaaagttgaaatttattaaacttgaaatctaattcggttaatgcctacggatacacgatgtgcctatgccagcatgcatacacgatacacacatgcaaattgagacagaaaaagagcagaagaaaaataaagtgagacaatatctgaagagtttttattacaggtctttgagctcactgtagagtccttgattgtaggtagatcttgcttttcgttgggacccagtattcttaaactttgttcgctgtaggagacttttcttcttggggttcatgtgtcttcagtggattcagaggcttgtgagaaagagatttgatttttgatttagagatacagcactgaaacaggcccttcggcccaccgagtctgtgccgaccatcaaccacccatttatactaaccctacactaattccatattcctaccacatccccacatgtccctatatttccctatcacctacctatactaggggcaatttataatggccaattaacctatcaacctgcaagtctttggcatgtgggaggaaaccggagcacccggaggaaacccacgcagacacagggagaacttgcaaactccacacaggcagtacccagaattgaacccgggtcgctggagctgtgaggctgcggtgctaaccactgtgccactgggagcagacaggagagatcttctcagtccaggagcaaacagacacactcttggggttcaaactgtttgtacaattcagaagaaCCCAggttgactaactggtctgaccacttcttagattacagcagtctctggaatgctcctcttacacacactacctggtgatcaaggttcattgtgggttgaatgtgtaagggaatggtcctttgtcctcccaatcactgtctgttaatatgcaaatatattttccagccatggctgatctgtttaacaagtcctttcttcactctagtaacagtttaaaatcaatgttcatgacaaaattaatgtgcctcattcttggcaggtgggggcctagcatgacacatggaaatgcagaagttgctgccagtgattccctgctcctccactgtGTACACCATTGAAGTCCCCGTAGACGGCAATATTAAGAAATCACGTGATTTGATGTGAACCTCCCGTTTTATGCTGTAATaccacagttttttttaaaaaagcccaaAAATGTTGAACCTAGTTGAATGTGGTGTAATTGGGTTTTTAAAGGCATACTACGtaataactactgctgaacaactTTTCTGGCTCTGAAAAACGAACATAATATTTGTGGAATGTAAAATTTCCATATTATGAATTCAATAGGCATTTTTAATTTTGAAAAtttgatatttcagtttctaccttaTTTCCATGTGTATACTCCAATCTTTATTTTGTtctctgtaaaatttataaaaagtgtAGAATAGTCAATGGTTTTTAACTTCCTGATTTACTAACtgggagaattcttcaatgtgattggctacttaGCCAGCTGGATGGCATCATTGTTGCTAGACCCCAGAGATCCCCCTAGACTTGGCATCAGAATAAAACTAAGATTGAGAAATGGAAAATCCACTCCAGAGATTACTAgatttttgtgggcagctttcatCAATGTCAACAACGAGAACAATGATTTCACTGCTGGCTGCAACAGCTGGGTCATTTAAGGCAACACTAATAAAAACAGCTGAAAACCTCAATGATTTTTCATTTTACAGTCAAGTCCTGGACTTGTGTGTCACACCCAGCAAGTTTTTGTTTATCTCTCCGCCTCTCCCAACCTCACCCCCTCTTTCAtgtgctctctctcttcccctccacgttcaccaccaccaccaccaccaccagccccccccccccaccccaccctcacagATGCACTTTGTCTCTCCCTTCCGTCCCCTTCAGCAGTTCTGAAGATTTAAAACTCATAGTGTATTCCAActggctgatttgcacattaataaggGTCTGCGTCGTAAACTCCAGCAAAATCtggaccaattttttttttttggtttgttcGGTTGGGAAGGAGGTGCCAGTAAGGATTCCTAGCAAATCACTTGGAACAATGTATATTGCATTGGGTTTAAAGCTGTGCTCATTTTATATCTATTCTAGATGTATTGTGAAATCTCTTTGGTACAATGCTAGGCTATAATCTTCGACACCAGAGTTGTACATAACAGTGCTAGCAATGTGATTTCACAAACACTCTTAAAGGGAACGATTCAATGGCTGAATAGGTATTGCTAAGCAAGAACGCTGTTGATCAGTGTGACAAAGCAGCTCATTGCTAATTTACTGAAGTTGTGGCTGTAAAATTGGACTGCCCCAACTACTGATCTGGAGCTATCAAACCCCAGGAAAGTATACTTTCAACAAAAAGTACTCCCCTCTTTGCTCCTCCCTCATCCCACTCTTTTAAGTATTACTAAATGTACAATTGGATAAATTTCCAATACTTTGTACCCATCAAATTCTTGATTTCTCTGAAGAAAATGCCATTTTCCTGAGAAAATTAAGCCATGTATAGCTGTATTGCTACTATTATAGATTAGTGTTGATTTACCAGTCCAGGCCATGACTCTTCAGAGTTAAAATGGCCCTGAAAGCAACCTAGCTGTGACTTCAGTACTATATGTAGAGTGGACAATTGACAACATGTGCTCTGCTCAGGATTGGTCTGTATATTTTCACCACTCTGGCCCTCATGGAATGAACTGCAGTTCAATGCACAGTTGATGCATCTGACCTCGTAACTTTGCAACAGAGGCCAGATGTAACCTGCTGTCGGGTTTGCAGTAATGAGCCTTTGAAACATCTGTAAATCTTTGCTTTTGATGCCTGGAATATTTTTAAACGGCTCTGTTGCTAAATGAACTGAATATTCAGCAGAGCGTCACAACGTCAGTATTTTTTCAGGGCGGGTACCGGTTGCATTCTTCTGTTTGAGCTAGAAAGTGCTCCTTCTGCAGTTTTTTTTAATCCTATAATATAGCACACATCCAAAATTTTGGCTTTTCTAAAACACGATTTAATTCATATTTTAACTTCAGCTGATTATTCATCTATTACTTTGGAATAAATAAATCTTAATATGTTTGAGGTTTTGGATAAGCATATAAGAACTATGTTTatcgtgtgtgtttatatttcaaaatatatatttgtcattttTTGTACTAGCAGTTAAATAAAATTTTCTTTTGAGCTTCTTTATGTAACAAACCATGGAACTGTCTCTTTTTTTTGGACCGGATTTATCCcattgatattggttgagggagagATTGTGGGTAGGGCACCAACGACCTCCCTGCTCCTCAAACAGTACTATTAAATATTGAAACTGCACCTGACGAGCAAATTCTGTACTCGACTGGAGCGTGTCAGTCTGGATCGTGTGCTTATGGCCCTGGAATCGGGCTTAACCCCAAAGTAAGTGTGTTACCAACTGCATCAAGCTGACAGCTGCATTTTGCAGTTTTCATAATGCAAAATTTTGAATAGTGGTCTTGTTCAAAAAATGGGAAATAAAAGGACTTGGTCTACTTGGTGTTCAGCCATggcccagttggtagcactcccgtctgagtcagaaggttgtgggttcaagtcccactccaggatttcagCACAAGTCAAGGTTGACActcactccagtgcggtactgagggagagctgcactgtcagatgagaaATTATGCTGAGACcccgtctgccctgtcaggtgaacataaaagatctcgtgacactatttcaaagaagagcaggggagttatcccagtgttttgttcaatatttatccctcaatcaacatcacaaatacagattatctggtcatcatcacattgctgtttgtgggaacttgctgtgtgcaaattggctgttgcgtttccaaaattatacttcaaaagtactttgttgcctgtaaagtgctttgggacgttctgtggtcatgaaaagtgctatataaatgctagcctTCCTTTACTTGCACTATTATAATCTTAATGCCTACTTGTATAAAAAATTACAATATTCTGTATTGCTTTATTCCGGAGAATGAATTTTGAGTAGTTTACAATGCTGGAAGTAAGATTGGTTTGAATGACCAAGGCCCTTTTACCCATTTAATCACATCCTTCCAGAATACTAACCCTACTCTCTTCACATTGCAGCATCCAGTGGTTTCTTGAATGAGTCCATTGTCCTGGTCTCAGGTACCCAAACTGGCAACATGCTCCAGACACTCATCATCCTCCGTGTACAAAAATTTTTACTGATGTCAGTCCTAAATTCCTCCCCCTCAAGCCAGAACCTCTTGTATCCACTTGTCTTACTGTGCTAGCATAGCTGAAAGAGATGTTTTATGTTTTTCTTCTCCTCCCATTTAAATATCTTGTATACCTCCTGTAAGTTATGGTATCTTATAAGACTGAAGTTCTGTAACTGATCAAGTTGCATGTCATCGCTTGTTTCTCAGTCACCAGGAATAGGCTTCATCATTCCCCTAGGACCTCAGTAGCAACAGTACTAAGATGAAGTCCAATGGTAATATATGGTTTTGATATTTCTGGGAGGTTGATTGCCACTATTTTGGCAATATAACCTAGCATCCCTTTTGTTTGTTTGTTGCTATCCTACACTGTTTTGGGCACGGTGAGTTGAACAAGTAACTAACATCTCTAAAAGTCTCAACTTTCCTCTTGACcacttctgctcatccagtaacAAAATGTACCTCCTATTTTTAGTTCCAATGTGTTATACCTTACATTTGTTCATGTTGGACATCACTAGCCACTGATCAAATGAGGTGCAGACCCTGTTGAGCTTTATGTAAGAAAGATTTTGGGTACCTTCCTTGAGTTCACAGCCAGCCCTTGGTGGTGTCTCTAAATTTGACTACCCTCCATTAGCGGCTGTGCGACCTGATACttgctccatcactaagaccacacACTTCCAACCCCTGTAATATTgcctgtctccacccctgcctcagcccatgttGAAATCCTCTTCTATGCTTTTAGCACCATCaggctcaactattccaatgctcacctGGACAGTCTCCTATTTTTAAGTCTCCATAAACATGTGCTCATCCGAAtgtttgctgcccatatcctaatttgGACCAAGTCCCACTCgcccatcacccctttgctcactgacctatattacttccctgtccaccaatgcctcaaatttgaaattctcatccttgtgttcaattcCCTTCATAGCTTTGCCCCtttctatctctataatctcctccagtcctacagccTTCTGAGACATTTGTGtttgtccaattctggcctctggttCCGCCTCGATtgactttgccccaccattggaggctgtgccttcagttacataggccctaagctgtggaattccctcctgaaacctccCTGTTTCTTTATTTCCTTTGAAGACACTCCTTAGGACCTACCACTTTTCCCAGGAGTTTGGACTTCTTTCCAAATtatctcctttggctcagtgttaattttgttttgtctgattacgctcctgtgaagtgccttgggacatttgacTATGTTATAGGCTATATATGAGTGCAAGTTGTTGCTGACTATTCCAGGTGGTTTGTGTATATCGTGAACAAAATGTCCCATTACAGGTCCCCCAAGGTACCCTATTCCTTACCTTTCTCTTCTGGTCTGCCTCATCCTCCCCATTACAAACTAACTCTCCTTATGATTACAAAGGTTGCTtacattgcttttttttttagccAGTTTCTAAAGAAAGACATGAATTTATGTAGTGCCTATCACATTCTCAAGATGACCTAAAGCCAAACTGCACACAGGGTCTCGCAAACCATAGTAAAGATAaatgagcagttaatctgtttGTTTTGGGGGTGTTAGTTGAAGGAGTGTTGACCAGGACAGTAGATGAAACTCCCCACTCATCAACAATGCGCAAGCAAGCGCCATTTTAATGGTGCATCTGGCGTTCTCTCAGCACTGTGTTGATatatcagcctaaattatgtgctcaaaacCTGGAGTGGTGCTTAAACCCACAAGCTGATtcagttattttattttattttttattttttttcagTTAACAGTTCAACCAGCTGAGCCACGCTGACTGTACTAATCCCCTCCAAGTCTTGCCCTTGATGTGCATGCACTCTAGTTTTATAACTGATTCTATTGTGCAGTTGTTTACTACAGACCTTTTTGAAAGGCTAAGTATATACGTGAAACTACCCCTTCCTCTAGTCTACTTAGGATATTGTGCCTCTCTCCAGAATGGACAAGCAAAGTATGGTCCTTCTAAAGCTATGTTGACCCATTTTATTTGTTTTCATCGAGCTACCCTCCATTTTGCTTTGTGTTTTCTTGCAGTTTTCTGATTTCCGCCCCACCCCAAACAGGTCTGCCATCATTTGCTTTGCCTTTTCTCAAATATGGAAATTACATACTGACCTGCTTTTAAGTTGAGAATGACTGACTGTTTAATAAGCTCCCTCCTTTGTCTCTAAATACTCTAAGGTACATTTAATCAGCCCTGGGGTTGGCTGGAAGTATATAAAGGCTTTTGGCCCTTCCAGCCTATCTAGAATCTCTCCGTCACTAATCTCAAAATCTCAGAACGCTCAACATGTTTGTTGGATTGCAGGTCCTTTAAGATTCCTCTTAAGATAATGAATGATGCTTCAGTACTGTATGTATTTACTGCTTTTTGAAGAAGTTACAACTAACGTTCTAATTCGTCTTTCATCTGGTTTGTTCTCAGGATTCCTACAGAAAACAAGTAGTAATTGACGGAGAAACGTGTCTTTTAGATATTCTCGACACAGCAGGTCAAGAGGAGTACAGtgctatgagagatcagtacatgaGGACGGGCGAGGGCTTCCTATGTGTCTTTGCCATAAATAACACTAAATCATTTGAAGATATTCATCATTATAGGTGGGTTTTAGAAGGGAAGTCTTGTTCTTCCACTTTCTAAAACCTAGTCCATCTAATTTAACACTATAAAACCTTTTTATTTAAGTTAAGCCTaatggaaaagcttctgactatttaaAATATCCTCTACAAGTGCCTATATTGATTTAtaaatttgaaaaggaaaaatttgcaggtgtgggattaattggacagccgACACAGGcactatgggccgaatggtctcctgtgctgtctaacatctttaaaaaaaaattccacattCCTCTTGGAATTTATATATTTTACACCTGAGGTTTTTCTCTTTTTAATGGAATGTCATTTTTAAAATAAACTTCTGCATGAATACTATTGGagggtgggtaggcacagtaggttAGGATGTTGGTCTATCCCTGATGAATTCAAGTCAAGCTCAGACAGATGAGGGGACCGTTGCCTTGTACTTCTCTCTGCTTGATCTACGGGTCCCGAGTGAAATGAGTTGGGCAGTCTCTTCCCATTTCTGAATGGATGAAGTAGTCAGCACCAGATTGTCTAAAATTTGGCATAGATAACATCAAATTGGCTTTTTCACTCTGAATCTGGCAATACAACTGTTGTGGGCCATGAAAACATCACAACCCTGCAGGAGAGCTGTCCTCCATTTGGGGGTTACAGCAAGCTGTTCTGGCAGGGTAGAAGGAGCTTTATTCTACATGTGGCTATGGTATGCCTGACCTGCTGgtgcttgaaataaaaacagaaaatgttggaaatacttagctggtcaggcagcaattgtggagagagaaacaaagttaatgtttcaggtcgatgacctctcaCACTTCATACTTTCGTACTTTAAAATAGCTATGAATTGAAAGCAGTAAGGTTTGTCTTTTTTCTGTTTTGCAGAGAACAGATAAAAAGGGTAAAAGACTCCGATGACGTCCCAATGGTCCTAGTGGGAAATAAATGTGATTTGTCATCGAGGGCAGTAGACACAAAACAAGCTCAGGATCTAGCACGAAGTTATGGAATTCCTTTCATTGAAACGTCAGCAAAAACGAGACAGGTGAGTGATGTTGGAGCAAAGGCAGGtgaatgaagttgaggtacagatcagccatgatctaactgaacagtgcagcaggcccgaagggctaaatggtctactgttGATCCTAATGCAGGACAGTAGTGCAAACTTTTCTGACTGCACTGAGTTATAGGTGCATAGTTGACCGGTTTTGATTAGTAAAAATTCAGAACAGCACTTTTTCTTTTGTGCGATATCTCTTCCATTTATGATATACCAAGAATCAACATTTTTCAAGCACTAGACAATCCTGAATGCACAGCTGGGTTCAAGTTGGCATTTTAAACAGTCTGACTTTAAGTAACTGATTTGTTTCTGTCCTGTTAATACAAAACTCCCAACTCGCAAGCAGTCTTCTGGCAGCTAGTTTAATAAGCAATCAGAAAAATAGTTTTAATGGGTTATTTTTGTGATGAAAAAAAAAGCTGATCTGAAATTTCAGTAGTCTTTTGGGATGAATTTCAATGATTaaaagttttttttcttttccctttctaACAAGAAGTAGCACTGTTATGTTGTAAAGCTGTTAAATTTAACAGAAGCTGAGATTTTTGCTCATGTCTAAAGCACAATTTATGCAATATACATGACCAAAAACGTGTTGCACAATTGTGGATCTCTGCAGCTCCATTTTACAATGGCACGATTCTGTTGCCTGCTTTACATCAACTGTATAATGTGGTTCTTTAATTTGTTAATACTACCTAGGTAGGTCACATTGCACAAAGTCATTGTTTTAAGGCTTTTTGTAATTTTTCACTCATGCTGAAATTTCTATCTTGGAAGACACTAATACGATCTATAAATTTGTGTGTACAATTTGAAATTGCTGCAATGCACTGCAGTATGATTGAAACAATCATTTTTTGTTGGCCTCTTCAATTTTTACTGCTCCTTGAACCTCTGTAATTGAATTTCTATCTGTTACAAGTATGTTATTTCCCTTTCTG
This window of the Heterodontus francisci isolate sHetFra1 chromosome 27, sHetFra1.hap1, whole genome shotgun sequence genome carries:
- the LOC137384654 gene encoding GTPase KRas isoform X1, whose protein sequence is MTEYKLVVVGAGGVGKSALTIQLIQNHFVDEYDPTIEDSYRKQVVIDGETCLLDILDTAGQEEYSAMRDQYMRTGEGFLCVFAINNTKSFEDIHHYREQIKRVKDSDDVPMVLVGNKCDLSSRAVDTKQAQDLARSYGIPFIETSAKTRQGVDDAFYTLVREIRKHKEKMSKGEKKKKNKTKKKCLIM
- the LOC137384654 gene encoding ras-like protein isoform X2, translating into MTEYKLVVVGAGGVGKSALTIQLIQNHFVDEYDPTIEDSYRKQVVIDGETCLLDILDTAGQEEYSAMRDQYMRTGEGFLCVFAINNTKSFEDIHHYREQIKRVKDSDDVPMVLVGNKCDLSSRAVDTKQAQDLARSYGIPFIETSAKTRQRVEDAFYTLVREIRQYRLRKLNTEEKTARCVPFKCVVM